The stretch of DNA TGGCGAGCGCGGTCGCGGCGGTGCTCCACACGCAATACGGCCTGCCGATGCGGATGACGCTCGCGACGCCGATGCTCGCCGTGCTCGCGCAGATGGGCGATCTTTACGAGAGTTGGTTGAAGAGAATGGCAGGCGTGAAGGACAGCGGCAACATCCTGCCCGGACATGGCGGCGTAATGGATCGCCTTGACGGACTGGTCCCGGTCGCGCCGGTCGCGGCGTTCCTCGTCATTCTGCCGCATCTCTACGCATGAAGACCGTCACGATTTTGGGCGCCACCGGCTCGGTCGGCACCTCGACGCTTGACCTGATCGAGCGTGAGCCCGACCGCTTCCGCGTCGTCGCGCTGACCGCGAACTGCGACGTCGCCAAGCTCGTTGCGGCCGCGATCCGGACCAAGGCCGAGTTCGCAGTGGTGGCGGACGAGGGCTGTCTTCCCGAACTCCGCGAGGCACTGGCCGGTACGGGCATCCGAGCAGGCGGTGGTGCCGAGGCAATCGCCGAGGCGGCGTCATCGGGCGCCGACTGGACGATGGGCGCAATCGTCGGCTGCGCGGGTCTGAAGCCGGTGATGGCGGCGATCGAGCAGGGCGGCACCGTCGTGATCGCCAACAAGGAGCCGCTGGTCTCCGCCGGCGACGTCATCCTCGCCGCGGCCAAACGGACCGGTGCCACGCTGTTGCCTGCCGATTCCGAGCACAACGCGATCTTCCAGTGCTTCGACGCGAGCCGCCCCGAAGGTGTCCGCCGTATCATCCTGACGTGCAGCGGCGGGCCGTTCCGCGACTGGACCACCGAACAGATGCGCGGCGTGACGCTCGAACAGGCGGTCAAGCATCCCAACTGGTCGATGGGCGCGAAGATCTCGGTCGATTCGGCAACCTGCATGAACAAGGGTCTCGAACTGATCGAGGCCGCGCGACTGTTCCCGATCGCGCATGACCGGATCGAGATCGTCATCCACCCGCAATCCGTGATCCACAGCCTCGTCGATCATGTCGACGGATCGGTTCTCGCGCAGCTCGGCCCCCCCGACATGCGCACGCCGATCGCGCATACGCTCGCCTGGCCGGACCGGATGGCGACGCCGATGGCCCCGCTCGATCTGGTCGCAATCGGCCGACTCGACTTCGAGGCCCCCGACCCGGTCCGCTTCCCGGCGCTCCGCTTGGCCCGCGAGGCGCTCGACGCCGGCGGAGCGCGACCGGCAATTCTCAACGCCGCCAACGAGGTAGCGGTCGAGGCTTTCCTGCAACGGCGCATCGGCTTCCTCGAAATTGCCGCAATCGTCGAACATACATTATCATGTTATGACCCGGCCGCGCCGGACAGCGTCGATGCCGTACTGGCGATCGACGCGGAAGCGCGGGTCTTGGCGGGCGAGCGTGTGAAGGCCAGTCGGTGAAGGCCGGCCATTGAAGGATTACGCGGTTTGATCGAAACTCCCGGTATCCTGTTGACCGTCCTGTCGTTCGCTGCGGTGATCGGGCCCCTCGTGTTCATACACGAGATGGGACATTACCTCGCCGGGCGCTATTTCGGGATCAAGGCGGATGCCTTCGCGGTCGGTTTCGGACGCGAGATCGCAGGCTTCACCGACAAGCGTGGCACGCGGTGGAAGTTCGGCTGGCTACCGCTGGGCGGCTACGTGAAGTTCGCCGGCGACATGAACCCGGCCAGCCAGCCCTCCGCGGAATGGCTGTCGCTCCCCGCCGAAGAACGCCAGCGTACCTTCCAGTCCAAGCCCGTATGGCAGCGCGCGATCGTTGTGGCCGCCGGCCCGGTCGTGAACTTCGTCGTCGCGATCCTGATCCTCGCCGGCTTCGCGTTCGCGTACGGTGACATCCGCATGCCGCCGATCGTTGGTGGCACCGTCCCGGGCAGCGCGGCTGCCGCGGCGGGCCTTCAGGCTGGCGATCGGATCACCGGCATTGGCGGCCGGTCGGTCGAAACGTTCGACGACATGGCGCGCTATGCCCGTATTCGCGCCGGCGAGCGGACCCGTGTCGACGCGATCCGTGGTGACCAACCACTTTCGCGCGATCTCGTCATCGGCACCGAACTCCAGCGCGATCGCTTCGGCAACGAATATCGGATCGGTCGCCTCGGCATCGCCGGCAGCAAGCCCGTCATCGTCCCCGTCAGCCTGTTCGAGGCGCCGGTCGTCGCGGTGAAGCGCACCGGACAGATCGTCTCGATGATGGTCGAGACGCTGGGGCAGGTCATCACAGGGCGCCGCTCGGTGAAGGAACTCGGCGGGCCGCTTAGCATCGCCAAGGTGTC from Sphingomonas faeni encodes:
- a CDS encoding 1-deoxy-D-xylulose-5-phosphate reductoisomerase; the encoded protein is MKTVTILGATGSVGTSTLDLIEREPDRFRVVALTANCDVAKLVAAAIRTKAEFAVVADEGCLPELREALAGTGIRAGGGAEAIAEAASSGADWTMGAIVGCAGLKPVMAAIEQGGTVVIANKEPLVSAGDVILAAAKRTGATLLPADSEHNAIFQCFDASRPEGVRRIILTCSGGPFRDWTTEQMRGVTLEQAVKHPNWSMGAKISVDSATCMNKGLELIEAARLFPIAHDRIEIVIHPQSVIHSLVDHVDGSVLAQLGPPDMRTPIAHTLAWPDRMATPMAPLDLVAIGRLDFEAPDPVRFPALRLAREALDAGGARPAILNAANEVAVEAFLQRRIGFLEIAAIVEHTLSCYDPAAPDSVDAVLAIDAEARVLAGERVKASR
- the rseP gene encoding RIP metalloprotease RseP gives rise to the protein MIETPGILLTVLSFAAVIGPLVFIHEMGHYLAGRYFGIKADAFAVGFGREIAGFTDKRGTRWKFGWLPLGGYVKFAGDMNPASQPSAEWLSLPAEERQRTFQSKPVWQRAIVVAAGPVVNFVVAILILAGFAFAYGDIRMPPIVGGTVPGSAAAAAGLQAGDRITGIGGRSVETFDDMARYARIRAGERTRVDAIRGDQPLSRDLVIGTELQRDRFGNEYRIGRLGIAGSKPVIVPVSLFEAPVVAVKRTGQIVSMMVETLGQVITGRRSVKELGGPLSIAKVSGEQMSLGLDAYVFLIALVSINLGFINLLPVPMLDGGHLFFYAIEAVRRRPVEPQVQEWAFRGGLAAILALMLLVTFNDLGNFGLWKNLAGLIG